A genomic stretch from Coffea arabica cultivar ET-39 chromosome 10c, Coffea Arabica ET-39 HiFi, whole genome shotgun sequence includes:
- the LOC140015959 gene encoding uncharacterized protein, with protein MAGDFNDIVSNEEKWGGTWRDEGSFMAFKNFINDNQLMDVVLRVILGPGVIIGKVRVNCKHLDSFASDHSMLIIETNPTQIRRKKRFYFDKRWLQQDEVLDIVKLAWDQKDDGSRMFKVVQKVKRSRVNLLKWNSKIQGNSKQKIEQIKDQLQQLNLSDTEAKRERKKSLKNELKKSYRDEEIYWGQKARVQWLKAGDKNTRFFHASVEGRRRRNKVVNIQREDGT; from the exons ATGGCCGGTGACTTTAATGACATTGTTTCgaatgaagaaaaatggggTGGAACCTGGAGGGACGAAGGTAGCTTCATGGCATTCAAAAACTTTATCAATGATAATCAATTGATGGATGTGGTTTTGAGGGTCATCCTTGGACCTGGTGTAATAATTGGGAAGGTGCGG GTTAACTGTAAACACCTGGATTCATTTGCGTCAGATCATAGCATGTTGATTATAGAGACAAATCCAACACAAATCAGGAGAAAGAAGAGGTTCTACTTTGACAAAAGGTGGCTCCAACAAGATGAAGTCTTGGATATTGTCAAACTAGCGTGGGACCAAAAGGATGATGGCTCAAGGATGTTCAAGGTTGTGCAGAAAGTGAAAAGGAGTAGAGTAAATCTACTGAAGTGGAATAGTAAAATCCAAGgcaattcaaaacaaaaaatagagcAAATCAAGGACCAACTGCAGCAACTAAATCTGAGTGATACTGAGGCGAAGCGAGAGAGGAAGAAGAGTCTTAAGAATGAACTAAAAAAGTCTTATAGAGACGAAGAGATCTACTGGGGTCAAAAAGCAAGGGTGCAATGGCTCAAGGCAGGAGACAAAAATACCAGATTTTTCCATGCCAGTGTGGAGGGGAGAAGGAGGAGGAACAAAGTGGTCAACATCCAAAGAGAGGATGGCACATAG